From Pigmentibacter ruber, a single genomic window includes:
- the kdpC gene encoding potassium-transporting ATPase subunit KdpC, with product MLRIIYNTFMISILFYIVIGVIYPSSIYLIGNVLFEKKANGSIVYLNSKPIGSKLIGQNFTSDKYFWGRPSAAGEKGYDALSSGASNYAFYNEKLLKRINDQVIFIKQKNLLPDSQEIPSNLIMASASGLDPHITVDSAKLQIKRIALARNISEEKVNDLIKKNTEKPYLTFMGQELVNVLQLNVSLDTL from the coding sequence ATGTTAAGAATAATTTATAATACTTTTATGATTTCTATTTTGTTTTATATTGTTATAGGTGTTATTTATCCTTCATCTATTTATTTAATAGGTAATGTTTTATTTGAAAAAAAAGCAAATGGTAGCATTGTGTATTTAAATTCTAAACCAATTGGTTCTAAATTAATTGGACAAAATTTTACTAGTGATAAATATTTTTGGGGCAGGCCTTCAGCAGCAGGAGAAAAAGGTTATGATGCTTTGAGCTCTGGAGCATCAAATTATGCTTTTTATAATGAAAAACTTTTAAAAAGAATCAATGATCAAGTTATTTTTATTAAACAAAAAAATTTATTGCCTGATTCTCAAGAAATTCCTAGCAATTTAATTATGGCTTCTGCAAGTGGATTGGATCCGCATATTACTGTTGATAGTGCGAAACTCCAAATAAAACGTATTGCTTTAGCAAGAAATATTAGTGAAGAAAAGGTAAATGATTTAATCAAAAAAAATACTGAAAAACCATATTTAACATTTATGGGTCAAGAATTAGTAAATGTATTACAATTAAATGTTTCATTGGATACTTTATAA
- a CDS encoding kinase yields the protein MRSFEEIIKSKNKGSLKIILGYAAGVGKTFSMLSEAQNLKKRGFDIVIGYVEPHNRADTTSLLEGLEKIPLKSFQIANQIFHEMDVEEVIQRKPEIVLVDELAHTNINGSRNEKRYLDVLEILDSGINVISTLNIQHLESIADRVSAATKVRILERIPDKVLQVAHQIIMIDISMEDLRERLRSGKIYEKSKIDSALTNFFSYDNLTFLREICLREAAGNLFQKMQESIQDKNKFNAEEAVMIALSSDPTNAPNLIRKGTKMAARLSSRVFVVYVQKKAEDSVHIDSQLQRKIQKNFDLAVRLGAEVVILQGEKISDTLVNFAIENKVYHAVFGKSRLSPIKERIRGSIILEFIHDAVGVDVHIVNVE from the coding sequence ATGAGATCTTTTGAAGAAATTATTAAGAGTAAAAATAAAGGTTCTTTAAAAATAATTTTAGGTTATGCAGCTGGCGTAGGCAAAACTTTTTCTATGTTGTCTGAAGCCCAAAACCTAAAAAAAAGAGGATTTGATATTGTAATAGGATACGTTGAACCTCATAATAGGGCAGATACAACATCTCTTTTAGAAGGCTTAGAAAAAATACCATTAAAATCTTTTCAAATTGCAAATCAAATTTTTCATGAAATGGATGTTGAAGAAGTGATCCAAAGAAAACCTGAAATTGTTCTTGTTGATGAGCTTGCACATACAAATATTAACGGAAGTCGAAATGAAAAAAGATATTTAGATGTCTTAGAAATACTTGATAGCGGTATTAATGTTATTTCTACTTTAAATATTCAACACCTCGAATCAATAGCAGATAGAGTTTCCGCAGCAACAAAAGTAAGAATTTTAGAAAGAATTCCTGATAAAGTTCTTCAAGTAGCACATCAAATAATAATGATAGATATAAGTATGGAAGATTTACGTGAGCGACTTAGATCTGGTAAAATTTATGAAAAAAGTAAAATTGATAGTGCTTTAACTAATTTTTTCTCTTATGATAATTTAACTTTTTTACGAGAAATATGCCTGAGAGAAGCTGCAGGTAATTTGTTTCAAAAAATGCAGGAATCTATTCAAGATAAAAATAAATTTAATGCAGAAGAAGCTGTAATGATTGCATTAAGTTCTGATCCAACAAATGCACCAAATTTAATTCGAAAAGGAACTAAAATGGCAGCAAGACTTTCAAGCAGAGTTTTTGTTGTTTACGTTCAAAAAAAAGCTGAAGATTCAGTTCATATAGACTCACAACTGCAAAGAAAAATTCAAAAAAATTTTGATTTAGCCGTAAGATTAGGTGCTGAAGTAGTAATATTACAAGGTGAAAAAATTTCTGATACGTTAGTAAATTTTGCTATAGAAAATAAGGTATATCATGCTGTTTTTGGTAAATCTCGTTTATCTCCTATTAAAGAAAGAATAAGAGGATCTATTATTTTAGAATTTATTCATGATGCAGTTGGAGTTGATGTTCATATTGTCAATGTTGAATGA
- a CDS encoding transcriptional regulator encodes MSVLPPMRRGIAIEVLKILLLSNLSSLILIFIVYFIGKNPKNYIALNTQNLQSLLYVSTQFDNIFSSNSRYMFSKDELQKLNDSFYTLEKRNIENIKIIELKKIINNYIKYQKMTNKDYVFSREILNYLINNNYENMSKEILEKENFSTYILGLCCALFFISLFISIYYSERLSEKIATPIKKISEILKFKPDLGQKLKFPEAENVEMKTLILEFSELWNRLSDLNRFNIRNLRYKEWEINEIINFYSNGIFVLNHLNKVIYYNHILRKIIGAENYEIKGNNWYDLSISSNNYIIIRDLIRKGAFDKKETDLVFENIKKPYIIRKSEIKDQHGNLDFIIYELVQDF; translated from the coding sequence ATGAGCGTTTTACCACCGATGCGTAGAGGAATTGCTATAGAAGTTTTAAAAATTTTACTTCTATCTAATCTATCCTCATTGATTTTAATTTTTATTGTTTACTTTATTGGGAAAAACCCTAAGAACTATATTGCATTAAATACTCAAAATCTTCAATCACTTTTATATGTTTCAACTCAATTTGACAATATATTTTCTTCAAATTCTCGTTATATGTTTTCTAAAGATGAATTGCAAAAATTAAATGATTCTTTCTATACTCTTGAAAAAAGAAATATTGAAAATATTAAAATTATTGAGCTAAAAAAAATTATTAATAATTATATTAAGTATCAAAAAATGACGAATAAAGATTACGTATTTTCAAGAGAAATTTTGAATTATTTAATAAATAATAATTATGAAAATATGAGTAAAGAAATTTTAGAAAAAGAAAATTTTTCTACCTATATTTTGGGACTATGCTGCGCTTTATTTTTTATTTCTTTATTTATTTCCATTTATTATTCAGAAAGACTTTCTGAAAAAATTGCAACTCCTATTAAGAAAATTTCTGAAATCTTAAAATTTAAACCTGACTTAGGGCAGAAACTAAAATTTCCAGAAGCTGAAAATGTTGAAATGAAAACTCTTATTTTAGAATTTTCTGAATTATGGAATAGATTAAGTGATCTTAATAGATTTAATATTAGAAATTTACGTTACAAAGAATGGGAAATTAATGAAATTATAAATTTTTATTCGAATGGAATATTTGTCTTAAATCATTTAAATAAAGTAATTTATTATAATCATATATTAAGAAAAATTATCGGTGCAGAAAATTATGAAATTAAAGGAAATAATTGGTATGATTTATCAATTTCCTCTAATAATTACATTATTATTCGTGATTTAATAAGAAAAGGGGCTTTTGATAAAAAAGAAACAGATTTGGTTTTTGAAAATATAAAAAAGCCTTATATAATAAGAAAAAGTGAAATTAAGGATCAGCATGGAAATCTAGACTTTATTATTTATGAGTTAGTTCAAGACTTTTGA
- a CDS encoding DUF2797 domain-containing protein yields the protein MNYILQKRNYPLVKMNYEIISRNTTFSLALLENNEHNSKETVDISISYFLDKEKDLPINKQNTIKLSHLGNYKCNSCTKVVKKLFDGFCFPCFKYKACADKCIMSPHLCHYMNGTCREPAWGDAYCYQPHYVYLSFTDKFKVGITRETQVPTRWIDQGATSAALLAKVSSRNQAGILEHKLKEIIHDKSHWLNMLKSGNERPTTSLFHETYYKISDWIKSNSLLESNDFKAKLPSHLNLKNEILLFEKPTILNIEYPFPDQVNKYQSINLEKNSIFEDEILGIKGQYLIFKNHVFNVRKHEGFFVDFDIT from the coding sequence TTGAATTATATCCTCCAAAAAAGAAATTATCCATTGGTGAAAATGAATTATGAAATTATTTCAAGAAATACAACTTTTTCATTAGCACTACTTGAAAACAATGAACATAATTCCAAAGAAACAGTAGACATAAGTATTTCATATTTTCTTGATAAAGAAAAAGACCTTCCTATTAACAAACAAAATACAATAAAATTATCACATTTAGGCAATTACAAATGCAATTCTTGTACTAAGGTTGTGAAAAAACTATTTGATGGTTTTTGTTTTCCTTGTTTTAAATACAAAGCATGTGCTGATAAATGTATTATGAGTCCACATTTATGTCACTACATGAATGGTACTTGTCGTGAACCTGCTTGGGGGGATGCATACTGCTATCAGCCACACTATGTCTATCTTTCTTTTACAGATAAATTTAAAGTTGGAATAACTAGAGAAACTCAAGTTCCCACAAGATGGATAGATCAAGGAGCAACAAGTGCAGCATTACTCGCAAAAGTATCATCAAGAAATCAAGCTGGAATATTAGAGCATAAATTGAAAGAAATTATTCATGATAAAAGTCATTGGCTAAATATGTTAAAATCTGGAAATGAAAGACCAACTACTTCGCTCTTTCATGAAACATATTACAAAATATCAGATTGGATTAAAAGTAATTCACTTCTTGAGTCTAATGATTTCAAGGCAAAATTACCTTCACATTTAAACCTAAAGAATGAAATTTTATTATTTGAAAAACCTACTATCTTAAATATTGAATATCCTTTTCCAGATCAAGTAAATAAATATCAATCTATTAATTTAGAAAAAAACAGTATTTTTGAAGATGAAATATTAGGAATTAAAGGGCAATATTTAATTTTTAAAAATCATGTATTCAATGTCAGAAAGCATGAAGGATTTTTCGTTGATTTTGATATTACTTAA
- a CDS encoding lytic transglycosylase domain-containing protein, with protein MKFNNISILDKNVTSKKKKATLSACKFLTTLCFLPLLVSCQSSLKQSNLYLSSENSEIYSKNNILDEKLTSSENQQANQNTSRFDVKKENRKQVRAKSEKPQVAYAPPKKTKPEEDLELSSDNNIVPSSEETEDLNDNLYLTTSDEAISLEKLDSSELGGFTQNYSLGEGAENTLICDDNIYYDSWKEQFDSQWLAAHGHEYSSVAQKNKALALARTNEYIKIVYPSIEKTGFDFPVVINQQVLQWINYFTNSGRNYFVVWLKRGRALMPQMEKILEEYGLPKDLKYLSMIESGYNPKALSYVGAVGLWQFMPATARENGLVINDYLDERRDLVKSTKAAANYLSRLYSTFGSWHLSAASYNGGPGLVRKTLRNYGTDSSFFELTSMGVVNKETADYVPKLIAAMIIAKNQEKFGFDTTDAPLPAPSKIIEVKRSIALSDLAHNLKIDKNILEAMNPELRLGITPPPSATSEGKFDLEVPASHYDNALLAINQLPEASNKYIIAARIHRRESLASFAARYKVSQSALLHANSKLKSNALLRKGQVVYIPISLGNGMYDKLTSQKFLSKRNASKKQQLHHVSSKNNKMVAQNEHIGKNKKLKSSSNHKSKKKIKSLAAQQKNSKTKKVATSGNRKTSR; from the coding sequence GTGAAATTTAATAATATCAGTATCTTAGATAAAAATGTAACCTCTAAAAAAAAGAAAGCAACTCTTTCTGCTTGTAAATTTCTAACAACATTATGTTTTTTGCCATTGCTAGTAAGCTGCCAAAGTTCTTTAAAACAATCCAATTTATATTTATCCTCTGAAAATTCAGAAATATACAGTAAAAACAATATTTTAGATGAAAAACTAACTAGCTCTGAAAATCAACAAGCAAATCAAAATACTTCTAGATTTGATGTGAAAAAAGAAAATAGAAAGCAGGTTAGAGCTAAATCTGAAAAACCCCAGGTAGCTTATGCTCCTCCTAAAAAAACAAAACCAGAAGAAGATTTGGAGTTATCTTCGGATAACAATATTGTTCCAAGTTCTGAAGAAACGGAAGATCTAAACGATAATCTTTATTTAACAACTTCTGATGAAGCCATATCCCTTGAAAAACTTGATAGCTCAGAATTAGGTGGATTTACACAAAATTATTCGTTAGGTGAGGGGGCTGAAAACACTCTTATATGTGATGACAACATTTATTATGACTCTTGGAAAGAACAATTTGATTCGCAGTGGTTAGCTGCACATGGACATGAATATTCTTCTGTAGCACAAAAAAACAAAGCTTTAGCGCTCGCTAGAACAAATGAGTACATAAAAATAGTTTATCCTTCAATTGAAAAAACAGGATTTGATTTTCCTGTTGTTATCAATCAACAAGTTTTGCAATGGATAAATTATTTTACAAATTCAGGACGAAATTATTTTGTTGTTTGGCTAAAACGTGGAAGGGCGTTAATGCCGCAGATGGAAAAGATATTAGAAGAATATGGTCTTCCTAAAGATTTAAAATATTTATCTATGATAGAGTCAGGCTATAATCCAAAAGCCCTTAGTTATGTTGGAGCTGTTGGTTTGTGGCAATTCATGCCTGCAACCGCTAGAGAAAATGGACTTGTTATTAATGATTATTTGGATGAACGGCGTGATTTAGTTAAATCGACAAAAGCGGCTGCCAATTATTTATCTCGTCTATACTCAACATTTGGTTCATGGCATTTATCAGCTGCAAGTTACAACGGTGGGCCTGGTTTGGTCAGAAAGACTTTACGAAATTATGGAACAGATTCCTCATTTTTTGAATTAACTTCAATGGGAGTTGTTAATAAAGAAACGGCTGATTATGTTCCAAAATTAATAGCAGCCATGATCATAGCAAAAAATCAAGAGAAATTTGGCTTTGATACAACCGATGCTCCCCTTCCTGCACCTTCAAAAATAATAGAAGTAAAGCGTTCTATTGCTCTCTCTGATTTAGCGCATAATTTGAAAATTGATAAAAATATTTTAGAAGCAATGAATCCAGAACTTAGATTGGGGATTACTCCTCCCCCTAGTGCCACGTCTGAAGGGAAATTTGATTTAGAAGTACCAGCTAGTCATTATGACAATGCTCTATTAGCAATTAATCAATTACCAGAGGCTTCAAATAAATACATTATCGCTGCAAGAATTCATAGACGCGAGTCCTTGGCCTCTTTTGCCGCACGTTATAAAGTATCTCAATCTGCTTTATTGCATGCTAATAGTAAGTTAAAATCCAATGCACTTTTGCGGAAGGGTCAAGTGGTATATATTCCAATATCTTTAGGAAATGGCATGTATGATAAACTCACTTCGCAAAAGTTTTTGTCCAAAAGAAATGCATCTAAAAAGCAACAATTACACCATGTTTCTTCTAAAAATAACAAAATGGTAGCGCAAAATGAGCATATTGGTAAGAATAAAAAACTTAAATCATCATCAAACCATAAAAGTAAGAAAAAAATAAAAAGTCTTGCTGCTCAACAAAAAAATAGTAAAACTAAGAAAGTTGCTACTTCAGGAAATCGGAAAACTTCTCGCTAG
- a CDS encoding transporter substrate-binding domain-containing protein, protein MKNFVFCIFILINSKYIFANNYILRVPTFESKPKFYKENGKVKGLCIDVLSEIEKIEPKLKFTGMDEQSSIIQIEKKVTDGEADIFLCNGETERRNIQLKKINIPIFQAQSVLVARAEDSVEIKNLQDLQKLYPNNLVLSWKGTEQNSWIITKSKVMTDSGISGTNNMERLFQMLLTNRGRFLFVQKYTALNSIKELNLEKKVKILFPPLSVSNRYFWISRKVPEEVFQLIEKALSKLKSKKVLSQLAKKYNIN, encoded by the coding sequence GTGAAAAATTTTGTCTTTTGCATTTTTATTTTGATTAATAGTAAGTATATTTTTGCAAATAATTATATTTTACGTGTCCCAACATTTGAAAGTAAGCCTAAGTTTTATAAAGAAAATGGTAAGGTTAAGGGATTATGTATAGATGTTTTGTCTGAAATTGAAAAAATAGAACCTAAGTTAAAATTTACGGGTATGGATGAACAAAGCTCAATTATTCAAATAGAGAAAAAAGTAACAGATGGTGAGGCAGATATCTTCCTTTGTAATGGGGAAACAGAAAGAAGAAATATTCAATTAAAAAAAATAAATATTCCAATTTTTCAAGCACAGTCTGTTTTGGTTGCAAGAGCTGAAGATTCTGTTGAAATTAAAAATTTACAAGATTTGCAGAAACTCTATCCTAATAATTTAGTTCTTTCATGGAAAGGAACGGAACAAAATAGTTGGATAATAACAAAGTCAAAAGTCATGACTGATAGCGGAATTTCTGGTACTAATAATATGGAGCGTTTATTTCAAATGTTATTAACAAATAGAGGACGTTTCTTATTTGTTCAAAAATATACTGCTTTAAATAGTATTAAAGAATTAAACTTGGAAAAAAAAGTTAAAATTCTTTTTCCACCTCTCTCTGTTTCAAATAGATATTTTTGGATTTCAAGAAAGGTACCAGAAGAAGTTTTTCAATTAATAGAAAAAGCATTATCTAAACTAAAATCTAAAAAAGTACTAAGTCAATTAGCAAAAAAATATAATATTAATTAA
- a CDS encoding cache domain-containing protein — MQIWKLLIKNIQSLKLSISSAILASVPLILVFLFFTLPNYQDRIELAKKNSVQIAIESVFQILTFYHNKEKSGAMSRQQAQLEAMEEIKLLRYNDNEYFWINDLHPTMLMHPFKPELNGKDISEYKDPTGKKFFQEMVSLVKNEEAGFVNYMWPKPGKTDPQPKISYVKIFKPWDWMIGNGVYTDDIAAETTKVRNENLAIMFLAGCITFAISIFGGLQQLLKVVLPVKDVIESLKSQTNSLMTTSEILNKTSQELNSAGQTQSSSIHETAAAMTQMNEMIGKTSQSATESSQLSGETRKIVEQSLKSLQVLNQTMNSITQSQETMQKTTLQNLEKMQEVIQIMNQISDKTSIIDDIVFQTKLLSFNASVEAARAGEAGKGFAVVAEEVGNLAQMSGSASVEILSIVSNSNQRVSELISSFRENFSSAMEEVSTSVELGLRNSQKSLDMLAKVVEIATRSSEMAHEISAANAEQSKGSEEATKALRLMEQTSQKMNEIVYQTEEQSHKLLEKAHHLDELSSQLNKILKNKAA; from the coding sequence ATGCAAATCTGGAAATTATTAATAAAAAATATTCAATCATTGAAACTTAGTATCAGTAGTGCCATTCTCGCATCTGTTCCTTTAATTCTAGTTTTTTTATTTTTTACTTTACCAAATTATCAAGACAGAATTGAATTAGCAAAAAAAAACTCAGTTCAAATTGCTATTGAATCTGTCTTTCAAATTTTGACTTTTTACCATAATAAAGAAAAATCTGGAGCTATGAGCCGGCAACAAGCCCAACTAGAAGCTATGGAAGAGATTAAATTACTGAGATATAATGATAATGAATATTTTTGGATTAATGATCTTCATCCTACAATGCTTATGCATCCTTTTAAACCTGAATTAAACGGAAAAGACATTTCAGAATACAAAGATCCCACTGGTAAAAAGTTTTTCCAAGAAATGGTCTCACTTGTAAAAAATGAAGAAGCTGGTTTTGTGAATTATATGTGGCCAAAACCAGGAAAAACAGATCCACAACCAAAAATATCTTATGTAAAAATTTTTAAGCCTTGGGATTGGATGATAGGAAACGGAGTTTATACAGATGATATAGCAGCAGAAACAACAAAAGTTCGAAACGAAAACTTAGCTATCATGTTTCTTGCCGGATGTATTACTTTTGCAATCTCTATTTTTGGTGGTTTACAACAATTGCTAAAAGTCGTACTTCCTGTAAAAGATGTTATCGAATCATTAAAATCACAAACAAATTCTCTGATGACAACTTCAGAAATACTGAATAAAACATCACAAGAGCTTAATTCCGCTGGCCAGACACAATCTTCTTCCATTCATGAAACAGCTGCGGCAATGACTCAAATGAATGAAATGATAGGAAAAACGTCCCAATCAGCAACTGAATCCTCCCAATTATCAGGAGAAACAAGAAAAATTGTTGAACAAAGTTTAAAATCGCTACAAGTTTTAAATCAAACTATGAATTCAATTACCCAATCTCAAGAAACCATGCAGAAAACAACATTGCAAAATTTAGAAAAAATGCAAGAAGTGATTCAAATTATGAATCAAATATCAGACAAAACAAGTATAATTGATGATATCGTATTTCAGACTAAACTTCTTTCCTTTAATGCTTCAGTTGAAGCTGCAAGGGCTGGTGAAGCTGGAAAAGGATTTGCTGTTGTTGCAGAAGAAGTGGGTAATTTAGCACAAATGAGCGGGAGTGCTTCGGTTGAAATTTTAAGTATTGTCTCAAACTCTAATCAAAGAGTAAGTGAGCTTATTTCATCTTTTAGAGAGAATTTTTCCTCTGCAATGGAAGAAGTCAGCACATCAGTTGAATTAGGTTTAAGAAATAGTCAAAAGTCTTTAGATATGTTGGCAAAGGTCGTTGAAATTGCAACTCGTTCTAGCGAAATGGCGCACGAAATTAGCGCGGCAAATGCAGAACAATCAAAAGGAAGCGAAGAAGCAACAAAAGCTCTTCGACTAATGGAACAAACAAGTCAAAAAATGAATGAAATTGTCTATCAAACTGAAGAACAATCCCATAAATTACTTGAAAAAGCTCATCATCTTGACGAGTTATCAAGTCAGTTAAACAAAATTTTAAAAAACAAAGCCGCTTAA
- a CDS encoding dicarboxylate/amino acid:cation symporter has protein sequence MCANHAIKNNNRYLKPLAYFLMILLGIISGLSDISFLHNLGNFISELFIKIFKFISLPIIGLSLIVTLTNYNSENSSKFIWKKTILYTLTTTLVAAFISFLLYLIISPGNIQVQLSNQEHLIKSEKSYLQHITNIIPNNLFSPFIEHQVLSIMIIAIIFGLAIRNIPHPQAKETIQNFFLGAHSLFLTITQWIIKIIPIGLFGFMTVTVLSLKKGMDLKGLSLYLAVIILANLIQGLVILPLWLKSNGIQPLNALKGMLPALSLAFFSKSSAGTLPVTISTAEKNLNISPAVSRFVLPLCTSINMNGCAAFIFATVIYLMQNQGIEISLATMLLWVFISTIAAVGNAGVPMGCFFLSASLLASMDVSIVLLMIILPFYSIIDMIETSLNVWSDSCVTQVVDKKLKSQSFSI, from the coding sequence ATGTGTGCTAATCATGCCATTAAAAATAATAATCGTTACTTAAAACCCTTAGCATATTTTCTGATGATATTATTAGGGATAATTTCAGGATTAAGTGATATTTCTTTTCTCCATAATTTAGGTAATTTTATTTCCGAATTATTTATTAAAATTTTTAAATTTATCAGCTTACCAATAATTGGCCTTTCTTTAATTGTAACTCTTACAAATTACAATTCTGAAAACTCCTCAAAATTCATATGGAAAAAAACAATTCTATATACATTAACAACAACGTTAGTAGCAGCATTCATAAGTTTTTTGCTTTATTTGATAATTTCCCCAGGTAATATTCAAGTACAATTATCAAACCAAGAGCATTTAATTAAATCAGAAAAGAGTTATCTTCAACATATCACCAACATTATACCAAATAATTTATTCTCTCCATTTATTGAACACCAAGTTCTTTCTATTATGATCATAGCGATCATTTTTGGTCTTGCAATTCGCAACATCCCACATCCTCAAGCAAAAGAAACCATTCAAAATTTTTTCCTAGGAGCGCATAGCCTTTTTCTCACAATCACTCAATGGATTATAAAAATTATTCCAATTGGGTTATTTGGTTTTATGACAGTTACTGTTCTCTCTTTAAAAAAAGGAATGGATTTAAAAGGACTCAGTTTATATTTGGCTGTAATCATTTTAGCAAATTTAATTCAAGGTCTGGTAATATTACCACTCTGGCTCAAGTCTAATGGAATTCAACCTTTAAATGCATTAAAAGGAATGTTACCAGCTTTATCTTTAGCATTCTTTTCTAAATCGTCCGCTGGTACATTGCCTGTAACAATAAGTACAGCTGAAAAAAACTTAAATATTTCTCCTGCAGTTAGTAGGTTTGTTCTTCCTCTTTGCACAAGTATCAATATGAATGGTTGTGCTGCTTTTATTTTTGCTACTGTAATATATTTAATGCAAAATCAAGGAATTGAAATTTCTCTAGCAACAATGCTGTTATGGGTTTTTATCTCTACAATAGCTGCAGTTGGTAATGCTGGTGTACCTATGGGCTGTTTCTTCCTTAGCGCAAGTTTACTTGCCAGCATGGATGTTTCGATTGTATTACTAATGATTATCCTACCTTTTTATAGCATTATTGACATGATTGAGACTTCATTAAATGTTTGGTCAGATTCTTGTGTTACTCAAGTTGTTGATAAAAAATTAAAAAGTCAAAGTTTTAGCATTTAA
- a CDS encoding PAS domain S-box protein — MNSTNQNTQSKEVDFDFDEILFSITDKRGIILDGNKVFTRVSGFQKDELINKPHNIVRHPDMPKCVYKLLWEKLKEEKSIVAFIKNKDAKGNFYWVLSCFMPIQNGYLSIRIKPQSPLFLKIKELYSELFITEKNSNINSSYDLFLKKISEIGFDSYESFMTRVLSSELFLNKKFLVQKENIFSKKVNTEIYTEVNRNFLNNKKEFSIIIEKMKLLILFAPLLKEKTDQILLSCNKLDYISLNMSINSGNLGQQTASVSIISREFQIMVSTIRTQVKKFQDISKELRTLLEMIELEGCLSFLQIQTIENYLIDYFENFSSSDNNINNLAQNVNILFSLFIDNSNNKLIRSLDKSQYLCKNLLEISNSLKGKIFSLEITKDLSKIEISRNPSIEGYFDNQILDIHQFILTNKENIANILTETNKVANDLHVFSGNVSKMKNYINLIKIKLNQTAHIKEKLAS; from the coding sequence ATGAATAGCACTAATCAAAATACTCAAAGTAAAGAAGTTGATTTTGACTTTGATGAAATTTTATTTTCTATCACTGATAAGCGCGGCATTATCCTTGATGGAAATAAAGTTTTTACTAGAGTAAGTGGTTTTCAAAAAGATGAACTTATTAATAAACCACATAATATCGTTAGACATCCTGACATGCCAAAATGTGTTTACAAATTGCTTTGGGAAAAATTAAAAGAAGAAAAAAGCATTGTTGCTTTTATAAAAAATAAAGATGCAAAAGGCAATTTTTACTGGGTACTTTCCTGTTTTATGCCTATTCAGAATGGTTATTTATCAATAAGAATCAAACCTCAAAGCCCATTATTTTTAAAGATTAAGGAGTTATATTCAGAATTATTTATTACTGAAAAAAATTCAAATATAAATTCTTCTTATGATTTATTCTTAAAAAAGATAAGTGAAATTGGGTTTGATAGTTATGAATCATTTATGACAAGAGTATTATCTTCAGAGCTATTTTTAAATAAAAAGTTCTTAGTACAAAAAGAAAATATTTTTTCAAAAAAAGTAAATACTGAAATATATACAGAAGTTAATAGAAATTTTTTAAATAATAAAAAAGAATTTTCTATAATAATTGAAAAAATGAAATTATTAATTTTATTTGCACCATTGTTAAAAGAAAAGACCGACCAAATTTTATTATCTTGCAATAAATTAGACTATATTTCTTTGAATATGTCTATTAATTCAGGAAATCTTGGTCAGCAAACAGCCTCAGTTTCAATTATTTCTAGAGAATTTCAAATTATGGTTTCTACTATCAGAACGCAAGTCAAAAAATTTCAAGATATATCAAAAGAATTGCGAACTCTTTTAGAAATGATAGAATTAGAAGGCTGTCTCTCCTTTTTGCAAATTCAAACTATAGAAAATTATTTGATTGATTATTTTGAAAACTTTTCTTCAAGTGATAATAATATTAATAATTTAGCTCAAAACGTTAATATTCTTTTTTCATTGTTCATTGACAATTCAAATAATAAATTAATTAGGTCACTAGATAAGTCTCAATATCTTTGCAAAAACTTACTAGAAATATCAAACTCATTAAAAGGAAAAATTTTTAGTTTAGAAATAACAAAAGACTTGTCCAAAATTGAAATTTCACGGAACCCTAGTATTGAAGGATATTTTGACAATCAAATACTAGACATTCATCAGTTTATTTTAACTAATAAAGAGAATATTGCTAATATACTCACTGAGACAAATAAAGTAGCTAATGATTTACATGTCTTTAGCGGAAATGTATCTAAAATGAAAAATTATATCAATTTAATTAAAATAAAGTTAAATCAGACAGCCCATATCAAAGAAAAGCTTGCCTCTTAA